GTCCTCAGCGATCCAGGTTTGCCAATCATGGTGGAACTCGCCGAGCGGTACCCGCCCGCGCCGCCCCGCCGGGCTCAGGTAGCATTCGGCATCGGTGTAGAACCCGGCGATCAGCTCGACGCCGGTCCTTCTGGCCTCGGCGCGGGCCTCGCGGAGGAACTGGGTCAGGTACTCGCCGCGAAGGCGGTTCCACTTGCCCGGATCGAAATCGCCGACGGCGGCGTCGGCCGGATTGCCAAGCCGCGGATTAAAACCGAACCGACGCTGGTACTCCTGACACTCCGGCTCATTGAAGCCGTACTGCAGGTAGGGATCCTTGCCGGTCAGCGGCAGCGGGCAGACGTGCTGAATCCCCGAGTGCGTGCGGGCGGTATCGAGATAGATCCCATCCGGTCCGTAGGCCATCAGCTCCTTGAGTTCGGCCAGGCGATGCTCGCGAACCTCCGGATGGGAATACGAGAGCAGTCCGCGAATCCGGTGGTCCAGCAGGCGGTGCTGCCACGTGAACTGCGGGTGGCGAACTTCGAACTCGCTCTCGCAGCCGGGATAGTACTCGTCAAACAGGGTCACGTAGAGATACACCTTCAGGCCGCACTTGGCGGCCTCGTCGATCACCACCGCCGGCGGATCGCACTGCTCGATCACCAGCCGATCGACGCTGGCCTCGCGGAAGCGGCCGGGCGTCTCGACGGTCGTGCCGATGATCGTGCGGACCTTGCTGCGGTAGGTCACCTGTCCGAGGCACGAGACCCGCCAGCAGATGCTGTTGATGCCCGCCTCGGCGCAGGTGCGCACGAGCTGGCGGATGCGGTCCTCGCCGTAGAGAAAGCCGTGCTGATAGCCGTAGTAAAACTCGTCGGCGGCGTCGACGCCCATGATGATTTCTTTGGCCATGTTCGATTCCTTGGTGGTATCTGGTGGTATGGGTCAACTCGTCTGAAGGCGAATCTCGGTTCGAACAACTCCCGCTCTCCCACTCGCCTCCGACGGCGTCCGCCGGGCGAATTGCCGGAAATCGTCCGCAACCGCCGGACCGTTCGCCGGTGAACCGCTTTTTCTGAAGGTCAACACGCCCGTCCCGCCGAATCGGCGAAGCCGCGGGAAGGCGTGGAACAGCTCGAAATCGAGCATCTCCAGACGCGAAGGTCCGCGACTCTGCGGCGTCCGCACGAACAGGTCGAGTCGTGAGAGCAGGCTGAAATGCTCCACGTGCAGGTTGCCGGCCACGCCGCGGATGGTCTGAAGGTCGCCGTCGGTCAGTTTGCGCTCATGCTCGGTGGCCTGATGGCCGTACTGGCGAGACCAGCCTTTCGGCAGAAGCCGTCGCATCGGCCGCCAGTTGCGCACGGCGTCGAAAACCGGAACCTCCAGGTGTTCGCGAAAGACCGCCATGCCGCCCGGCCGCAGCACGCGGAGGCACTGCCTCACCGCCGGTTCGATCTCCACGTGGTGCAGCACGTCGAATCCGATCACCAGATCGAAGGAGTCGGAGGGCAGCATCAACGCTTCAGCCGCCTGCACGGAGAAGGTCGTTCGGTTTTCGAAGCCGTATCGGGCGGCGAGCCGCCGGGCCTCGGCGATCTGGTTCTCGGATATGTCGAAACCGTGGACCTGGAAGCCCATCGCGGCAAACCGGACGGCGGATTTGCCGGCCCCGCAGCCGAAATCAAGCAGCGCCCTGGCGCCCGCCGCGCGTTCCTCCGCCGCCAGGCCGAAAACACGCCACGTGGTGTTCCACGGGTTCCGCGGTTGACCCCACACCACGTCGAACGAGACTTCGGCCTGGG
The Phycisphaerae bacterium DNA segment above includes these coding regions:
- a CDS encoding class I SAM-dependent methyltransferase, which produces MHPLTQSSPQPVAPVAQPVLTARQLSERVYYDRRAQQEAQAEVSFDVVWGQPRNPWNTTWRVFGLAAEERAAGARALLDFGCGAGKSAVRFAAMGFQVHGFDISENQIAEARRLAARYGFENRTTFSVQAAEALMLPSDSFDLVIGFDVLHHVEIEPAVRQCLRVLRPGGMAVFREHLEVPVFDAVRNWRPMRRLLPKGWSRQYGHQATEHERKLTDGDLQTIRGVAGNLHVEHFSLLSRLDLFVRTPQSRGPSRLEMLDFELFHAFPRLRRFGGTGVLTFRKSGSPANGPAVADDFRQFARRTPSEASGRAGVVRTEIRLQTS